The sequence ttGAACTGTCATTGTTGAATTAGCTTATATATTTCAGTTGCTCTGTCATTGTTGAATTAGCTTATATATTTCAGTTGCTCTGTCATTGTTGAATTAGCTTATATATTTCAGTTGCTTTATGACAGATGTGGTGGGACTGAACTGGCTTTCGGTGAACCAACAAGTTGAGCCTTCAGATCGCTTAAAATACTTTGTTGCATGGTTCTTACTGTCTGTTGTAACGTCTCTAGAACCGGAGAGCGCAAATATTGTACTTTGGGTGAGCAACACATTATATAGGAGAAAGTAATTAGAGCCTTCGGATCACTATAAATACTTTGTTGCATGGTTCTTATGGTCTGTACTTTGTTGCGTGGTTCTTATGGTCTGTTGTAACGTTTCTAGAAGCAAATATTGTACTTCTTTACTAGGTTAGCAACACATTAGATAGGATAAAGTAATTGTAACTCTAAAGCTTAGTTTTGATCTTAAGAATACCTAATCACTAGTTGAGTTGATgctatggttttagcaaaagcttATAACTTTGCTTAGCAGTGTCGCAACAGTGTGAGGAGAATTGTTTATTCTTTGTGTAAGAAGGGGATGAAACTAAAGAAGGCAGATAAGTTAATGActgcctttttttgttttttgggtgCAGTAACCATCAATGACCACCAGCATACATGTTGCAGCTTGTTGGTAATGCGTCATTGCATTTTGTTCCGTATAAATGTTTATATGGTATTTGGCACACAGCTACCATTTGGTAAGATTGTCTGAGAGATATCTGAAGACATTTCCTACCTAACAGCTGATTGGTTTACGTCGTCTGCGCAGGAATGGTGAAGGCCATGATCTCTCTGTCCAGATTGATGAACATACATGGATTCCAATCATAGAACGCAGATGGAGAACCAACCATGCATGCACCGCAAAGGTAAAATCCTGGCTATTATCATTAATACATCTCGTTTGGTTGCCTTGTGTGTCGTGTACCAAAGTTATTATGAAAGCCAGCATAGACCCATCAGGCTACAAGTTTAGGTAGGTGGCTGTGCCCACAACACCCAATTTGGCAAGCTTTTCTCGAACGGAAATCTACTGACTCGAGTGTCCTGTAGCACCCACAACTCTTAAGAGAAACAGCCTTGACAAGTCGTCATGCTCACAAAAACTAGAAGAAAACATATCGGCTTTGGAGAGAGAGAGTCTTTCTTTCTTGCTCTCATGTGTCTTGATAACGATGAGCACAAATGTAGCTGGGGAGACGCTGGGCACTCCCTGAGACGACATGACCGATGTAGTAATTGCGGACCGGCGGATGAGTAGGTCGGTGTAGGTATTGCTGCCATGGTGGCGGATTAGATGGCCGTGTTGGTATGCTCGGATAGACCTGTTGGAACCGCAGGCATGGCGCTCCGATGTCGCCGCCTCGTTGTCGGAAGCCCCCGAGACTGAGATCCCTGAAACCAACTAAGACCAAAATAGCTCCACCTTCTCATGTGCATTGCATGGTAAGGTAATGGCTTTGACCGTAACACATACCCGATCGCACCAACACCAGCACCGGCAAGGCCTTCGTTGCCGAACACGAGCTGGCGAGCACGAGTGAGCGTCTCCGTCTCTCTCTCTAATAATGAACACAAAGGAATTGAAAGTGTCTAATTCATTTGTCTAATGAACAAAGGAATTGAAAGTGTCCGTCTCCctttccctctccctctccaaTCAACAACGTCACATCAACTTCTCAAACTCTTTGGGGTGCAACAGCTAGGAATGTGGTGGTCAGTGGTCTTGCCTTGCCGATGTCGGTTCATGTGCCCGCCCAATGCTTGGGATTTGCAGAACTTGAGGGAGCAGAACCGGCACTCGTACACCTTTCCAGCTTCTTCCTTCCCTgcactattcttcttcttcttcttcttcttcttcttaaaccCTGCAATAATCTTTCGTTCGGATCAGAGTATCCAATTTTCACATACATTCTGTAGAAAATGCCTACTTACGGGTGGTGTCAGCGGAAGCAGCAGTGGTCATTGAGCTTTCCTCTACCGGTTGTTTGCcatgttcttccggcaagttGTTGAGGTCTAGCGAGTTACCTTCTGGTCTCCTGAAACCAAATCAAACCCTGCTTGTTTTGCATTCTTCTGAATTGACATAAGAGTAGAGGATGATATGGAAGATTACATGGTATTATTGCACTCGGAGGATGAGAGActggacttcttccagcgaggatGGAGGAAAGGTTGCGGTGCGTCGAGAGCAAAAGACTGCAGTTTGCCACTGCACTCCAGGCAAGGCTGTGTTTTAATGTgaggaatagagagagagagagagagagattgaaagTTCTCTGGCAGTTTCTCACTGCCCGGCCGTCTatgtctctctcctctctctctccccacttTTTCTTATGCTATGCTAGGGGCAGATGAGCCTTGGTTTCCGTGACTGACAGAAAACGAGTGGCTTCGGCCTCGGGGGACCGGTAGCGGTGGCCTCTGTATGGTTGGGCCGAGGGCAGAGCTGAGAGGGGACGTCGCCTTCGCTCCTCTCTCCCCCCGCCCCGCCTACAAACCCTACTCTATTGCCCCCTTCACATTCTGAGCCCTCCTGCAGCTTCAGCAAGTATTAGGTAACACAGCTATCCGTGGTCTCTTTTCCCTACCACTGCATCCTCGATGGGAGAATGGAGAGGATCCATGGTGGTGGGTGTACCATGTAAGATCGGCGTCCTTCGCAGGAAGGGAGTCATCCCCGGGAAGGTAATAAGGACACAAGGGCACCTCTTACAAGGTCATTCTTGGATGTTTACTTAGGGAGGGTTTGCTAGGCCTATGGTCTAAGACGGAGCTTGTGTATGATAAGGGCCATCAAAGACTGTACCTTGTCTTTGTGCTGCTCTTCTTGTTGTCAATTACCGGACTGTCCGTCTTAGATTGTTTTCTGAAGAGTAGCATTGCAACCGAGTTTTCTCATGCAGAAACCATCTGAATACTCTGCGCATgcaaaatatgtacatgtgtcaaTCTACCAATGTTTATTATAAAGTGCAAAGCGAAGAGCTTCAGTTCTGCAACGAGATACTACTGTTGCTTTGGGTCAAGAATCTGATCTCTTTTGCTTTTGCATTTGCATTCATCAGCACAGGTTTGACTTGAACATCCATGGTTCGATCGATCAGCCATGCAAAACACAATAGGTAGTGTATGCATGTGGATGTAAGCTAGTGCAGATCTTGCTACGAAGATCTGAAGCATGGACTCGGTTGGTACGGTCTGAACCTGAATGAAAACATTAGCATTCCCATCGAACACAAGGATGACAGGACCTAACCCTGCATGCATGCTATGGTATCTTGCTCCGGCCAAAGCTTTGAATCCAAATATGCGTTGGATGTGTTCCTTATGTACCTTTTCCTCACCCAAGGTTCAAACTTCACATAGCGAGTCCCTCCTGAGAGTTCTCATGGGAATTACAAACAAATTCCTCACTGAAATTGTTGAATTCTCCTCAACAAACATCTTGGTATAGGATTATATTAAGTTTTTGAGTCAAATAATATATGGGCAAATTCCTCAAAATtacctgaatttttttttttcctcgtaCCTCATCTCATTGTGCCCTCGTCATTGTGCCCTCACTGTCATTCTCGCCTTGAGATTTGGCCCATCCATTAGTGGAGCCAAGCTATCGAATCTTGGTATCGCTAGCTCTCCCATTGAGTCGGTAGTTGCACCTCTACTGTCGCAATAAGAGCGTTAATGGGCCTCGCCGCATGCTCTTTAATTATTATGATAGCTTCAAGGGACATGACGATAAGGGAGACTTTAGACGGAGTTGGGGGAGGATTACTTGAGGCTTGCATATAGAGAGAGGAGGTGCTGATGTTCAACGAAGGCGAGGAGATGACGTGTGGAGAAAGTGATGACGAAGATAGCACGACAGAGGAGGTGACGAATGAGGGACAAAGACAAATTATATCGGTTAAAGGTAATGaaaatttatatcttttaaaatataagaagtgCTCTATGTAAATAATAATATTGTCTTTAAAATATAAGGAGCGTTCAacggaaataaataaaaaataaataaatatattgtgaGAAAAAGCAATAAaaacttagtttttttttttctcaagggGATTTGCCCAACGACAGTCCCTTTCTGGTTTGTTACCGTACGTACGCATACTTATTTTAACTGGAAGGCTTTTGTATTAGCCCCAGATTGAAGACAAACCTCTCGAACGTAGCCTGATCAACCTCATCAAATTCTTCGATAGCTCTAGTCCGAGCTCTGATATGAACACATTGATTGATGCTTTCCTCGGCTGGGCAAAAAGTGGGAAGCACATAGCTTGGCTTCTTTCCCTGCTATGCGTCCACCCACCACCCTTTTATCCTTTGGAGCAAGACGAGGAAGGAACGAAGCGGTGAGGAGTGAGAAACTGTGATAGATTTCTAAGACTAGCCACTGCCCTAACACCGACAGTCGGAAGACGGCCGGCGATAGCGCGAGGGGAAGGCGACGATGCTTTTCCTTCCCATCTCACATGATCTGACATCTTTCCTTCTCCGTCCTCTTTTTGTCTCTCGCTGCCGGCTAGATGCTTGTCaatcttatctctctctctctctctctctctcctccagaTTGTAACTCATTTGTGTTCTTAGGGAGTGAAGCATCAGAAATCAGCGTATTAATGATTATTCTTTCTACCTACGAGAAAATGGTACTGTATAGTTTTGTTACACCTACACTTTTGCCATGGCGTGACAAGTAGCCATTGTACAATGGAGTGAAACTGTGAGAGGCATGTCTATGTATAACCATTGCAGTGAAGCTGCACGCTGTTGTCTTCTTCCACAGCTCAGGCATGAGCTGCTGCGATTTGCTCTCATGTATGCGTGAGAAAAAATTGTACGTGCTTCGCTACGCCCCCTATCTCGTGACTCCTAACATTTCCCTTCTCTAACGACAGAGCTTCCCCCTacacttttggtccttgagagccTCCACCATCTCAACCTAAGTAATGAGCTGCTGCTCTCTGGAAAGCCTCTCAAGCCTGAAGGAAAGATGCTGTTGTCTTCTTGAGAGAGACAGGATATGATGTGCAACCGCACTGCTTGACGGGGTACAAGGCCCTACTCCCCCTCTGCCAAGTAGACGGCTTTTACGGCTGTAGGCAATTGATACTATTGtcatacgatatatatatatatatctctctctctctctctctctctctctctctcttatatataatatatacaagtATTTTATTGAGTGAACATAGTTTAGCGATAGCCATATATGGTActattatcatatattttgattatCCAATACATTTATCATTTATGAACCAATCAAGATTCTTTTTGAAATATGTCTCACgctaaaatattagaaaattagtggattcaactcaaaatcatataaaaaatatgtgACAGGTGTACATTACCCCAATTCTTAAgtctaataaatttaaaagatttaattaatttatttaataaaaaacacTTTTAATATATATGTAAGAGATTTTTTATAGTATGAAATACCATTATTGGACTGAGATCTTAGTTAATATAAAAAATGATTATGTACATGATTGGATATTTATTATatatgctagttataggtgccgatcacatgagtgataacacgtgtgacatgatgtgtattttttttattatattttaattatatatatatatatatatatatatatatatatatatatacattgatctatgcaatgagaattggattgtgatgagatcacgataatgagatagaTTCATCTTCAAACATCGACACTAAACAatatcgatcataggttactcgaaagggacatcgagatacaaatccctaactagggttattcagattgagagagaataagTTCTTCcgaagaatttgattagagcgagactcgagtagaaatcgtatgggtctgacaacaccatgttcGGTATATActttatgggatattagatggacgagggactatagatacacggtaattgaggacaaacatgtccaatgaattagattccccttttggggactatgacgtagtggcctagtacgtccatagtcgatgagttgagtggatTATTATAgatatctccctaggtaaaacacaatctttcgTATACGCAGTTTTTGACTTTGTaaattttgcacactaatcttcgtacgaggacgaatatctttttgaaaaatctaagaattttgtttcttattaTTCTACTACGTATATGATATCGCCTCTAGATTTTCCCACAGTATACTTATAACACATTCAATCGTTTGTCGTCATATATATGTTTacaatttatttttcttgttttctatgTTTTTTTACTTGAAAATTATGAGTAAAAATAATTTACAGGGCTGTAGAACGATCACTCACTAAAATAGACAAAACTTATCCCAAAATAACCTAATTTTTATGTGTCATGGCTCTGTGAGTTGTAGGGCGATGTGAAGTATCAACCATCTCGATACCTTAAAACTATTAATATCTTAATGGCACTAAGGGGAGagagggatgaattagtacaatCTCAATTTTTAGTCAATTTTAGAACTCAATAAATAAATCAACATATTTCCAAAACTCTATTGATCAAGTTAAAGTTGtaagtaaagaaaataaaataaaattaaattaatagaCAAGTAAAGAGAGACAAACCAATTTATTATGGTTTGGTCTTTCCAAACTATGTCCACTCTTGATTTATCTTTTCTCAAGACTATCGGTTTGACTttcattattgatttttttttaataggcGAAAATCAATTActattgttataatttttttttatttttgaggcTAAAAAAATAACATTCATATTCTCTTTTTACATAAGATCTCTTACCTTCTATAATTTAGAATTATAACCAAATTCAAGAGGAAAAGACTCAAATTATATTCAAAATGAGAGTTTATAATACTTTACTAGCTTATAAATAAATGCTCCATCAACCAAGCAtgagagagaggtatttataagcccaaaaGACTTCAAGAATAGAGtaaaaaattcaaatccataaAATTTTAAAGTACGAGTGGTACAATCGTTGGCACTGGATGGTACTACCATCGTAATTATGTTAGAAATCTAAAATCTAGTAATACCACTATCAGAAAAGTTGACAAAGTATAAATAGTACTTGTCAATTGACTAAAGCGGTACTATCGTTTGAACTTGACGTTACCACTGCCCATGTTTAGTTTAGGCAATTGTTTCGACCTTCTAACAGGTTAAATTCATCCTGGATTCAAGACTAACGATTTTCTTAACAAATTGATATTATTTCAGTCCAATACCAATTCAAATTGATCAATAATGACCCAAATCAAGACTTTGACAAATCAACCACACACCCAACACATTTAAGAAGCTTTAAGCAAGTTTTACACTATTTTGGTATGTTGTCCCATCTTTCAATATTTTGTCAAACCTCTAGCACATCACTTTTTCCTTCGCCATgtcactcatttcaaatttaacaatctcccctttttaacAAGGATAACATACGATTTTAACAAGATTCTTCTTTGTTATTTTCAAAAGTTATGATAAACTTAAATATTATATATCCTTTTAGATGCTTATGCTGAATTCAAGTTTAAAGAAACTTAATCTTTTCATTATTATGTTAATAATACATATTCTTCCTATTCATAATAATTTATAAGACATGTCTCAGAAAAACGTTATAATTTTTAACATCATGGATTTGGTTAGGAGCAAGAGCAACGAGATTAGGAATGCAATGTTGGTGTGGAATCACAGTCGAGCAACGAGATTAGGAATGCAATGTTGGTGTGGAATCACAGTCGAGCATTTCTCACTTAGATTCACCTTGTAACCCGTGATCAGCTGAAAAATGCTAAGACCAACATGAGATGCAGCGTCAAGTTCATACGCAAAGATACAGTCGGGTACACTGATCAAGTTAAAAGAATGGACATTCACAAGTAGAGAGAATGTTATGGTAAACATTGAATTCTTGGCAACTTTGTGAAAACAgcttttgtttttcttgtctCGAGGATGAAAAGGACTAAACATTCAGTAGCCAGAAACACTGATGTTATAAAGAGAGAATCAGATGTTTCGGTGCCTGTCAGGTTACCAAACTTTTACTGTGACATAAGAACAGAACTTGCAAACACAAGAAAGCTCAAGGTTGTAAATCTACAGTGATGTAAGCAAATGAAGAACTTGTGGTTTCATGTAGAACCAGATGAATTGCTGGAGGTTGAAGACAACAGTTTGGATGGTAGTCTCCAAGTACTGGTTATGATTGTCGTTGTTGTAACTGGTTATGATTGTCCATGGCGGTCTCTCACATGGATGATTTCCAGATCAAACGACGGGTTCTCTTCTCCTAAGCCATTCACTATCCATGCAGTATTCAGCTATGATTATGATTCTCCACTTGATTTAGGCAACCTAAGACAACCAAAGTGGGGGCATTTGAAGGAGCTGCACACATGCTTCCATTAAGCTGATGGAGAAGGCCCTTACCCATGGAGAACAAGTTGATGAAGTTTGTCTTGACAAATGGATCGACGGGTATCCATCAATGATTTCAGAGATGCATTTATCTTTTGATCCAAGAGCAGGAGCATGATGTTGTGTTGTGGCCATTGCAGATCATCAAGTACTCTGCTGGTGGAATCAGGAATTGTTTCATGAGTAATCAGAACAGCACTTTAGATGCCACCATAGACTTCGAGGGAAGTAAATAGTTTTGTTGCCTGCTTCGTCCGTCAGCATTCATTCTTCCAGAACGCTAGAATGAAGTATATAACACTATCACAACCTTTCAACTGCTTTCTGCTGATCCAATGAGGAACAAGCAAGCAACAAATAGAGAAAATTAATTCCTCCAAAGAGAACAATCACCAATCCGGCATCAAAGACTGCTAACGGAAACTAGTAATGATTTCCTGATAATAATACAACATAAAAAAGATGTTAATGCTCTGCAAGTAAATATATTAAAAGCATAAGGCAGTTGCAAAACAAAGAACAAGAGTAGCAAAATTTCTTGGCCTCAGAAAGATGTAAGCTGGCAAGCTGATTCATTGTATACTATTATTACAGGGGCGAACAATTACGAGGTTCCTCGTGAGGGCTCTATGAATTATCTAACATGAATTTACCAAGAATACAAAACAATGAGATGCAAGCACTGCCTAAACTGTGTGTAGATAAGTATAGCTATACTTACAGTATGCCCTCAGCATGCAATGTTACATGTATGCCTGCAGTGGATATTTCTTTTAATACGGTGTGCTTGCTGCTCAAAGAAACTTGGATGCTACATCATGTGTATCATCAATTTCGCTTTGTCATTCATACTCGATAGTAGCAGTAGTACCAGTGCACCTTCCATCAGAAAGTGAAGACAAAGACTGATTTGTTTCAATCTGCAGACTTTTTGAACCCAAACTATTCTTCAGTGTCCTGAGTTTTCACACAAAGCCACAGCAGCGTTCATAAAGCATCAGAATTTAATTCTATGAGCACACATATCCTAGAAGAAAATCCATGCTTCTACAAAACATATGATCAATGTGAAATTTTCAATAATTAGATTCAAGAAGAGCAGTAAGTCTATAGACATCAGTCCTCTCTCCAAGAATCCAACACTTTTAATTTcgatcataacatcagtaatctTACCGAATCATGCAGTGGACGACCAAATTTACTAAAGCTCTTAACCCATTAACAACACAAATCCGTCCAGCTCATGTCATAGCATGGGAAAGATTTAGAATATTAtcttgaaaactgcaatgtctTTCTTAAACAAAGTCTTATGAAATATAATCTTTTTCTGCACCTGAAAAATAACGCTAACGTAAAAAAACTTCCATTCTCTTGTTTCTTTTCCTACTAAGAGGCATTGTTACAAAGATGTCCATCTATGCTAGGAACATAACCTCTCTCAATCATCTCATCCTTAATCATATTGTAAGTGACCCTGTTTGGAACCAATCCTTTCTCCAACATCTCATTTAGAAACTCATTAGCCTCTTCCATCTTACCTCTTCCACAGAAGTACTTGATAAATACGTTATAAGTGACCACATTTGCACGCTTTCCACCCCTCTCCATCCTTGCTCTCATGTTCAAAGCTGCCCTAAGGTTCCCTTTCACACAGAACGCATCTATTATGGTATTATATGTTACATGGGTTGGCTTCAGACCCACCTCCAGCGTCTCATCTAAAAGCTTGACTGCCTTCGTCAACTCCCCTTCTTTGCACAAAGCCCTAATCAGCACATTGTAAATCACAATATCAGGTCTTACATTCTTCTCCCTCATTTCATCCAACAGCTTCACAACACTCTTCGTATCCCCATCTTTACAGAACCCATTTATCAAGCAGCTAAAGGTCGAAACATTATGACTAATACCTTTCTCCAACATCAATCGTTTCAACCCCATTGCATCCTCCATCATTCCTGCTCGACAATACCCGTCAATCAAAGTATTGTAAGTAATAACATTTGGCAACAAATTCTTCCCCATAATGACATCAAACATCCCTTTAGCCTCTGCCATCATTTTTTTCTTACAGAACCCATTGATGATAGCATTGTAGGTCACCACATTTGGTGCCAGATTCAGTTCCACCATCTCCTTCAGCAGCTCAAGGGCTTCGTTCAACTTGCCCTCGCAAGAAAGCCCATTGATCAACGTATTATAAGTGACAACACCGGGAGAAAGCTCTTGCCGCTTCATTTCTTGGAAGAACCTCATCGCAGACGAACTGTTCCCATCCTTGCAGTACCCATCGATCAAAGTATTAAAAGTAACAACATTGGGGTGGATGTTGGCATCCACCATCTGCTTCAAGAGGACATCGGCCCTATACATCTTCCCAGCCCCGCCCTTCTTGCAGTACCCATCGATTAGGGTATTGTAAGTGATGACCGAGGGCGAGAACCCCCATGATTTCATGTCCTCCGTGAGATCCCCTGCCCTCCTTAGCTTCCCCTCCTTACAGAAACCATTGATGACAGTATTGAAAGTGATCAGGTTGGGGGGAATCCTCCTACGAATCATCTCTTTATACACGGCCTCCACGGCGTCGAATTTCTCTTCTCTGATCAAAGAGCTCAGCAAGGGGTTACACGAAAGGACCGAGAGTCGGTACCCGAAATCCCGAGAACGATAAAAGACCTCGATGGCGGCGCTGGTCCTCGAGTTCTTGACGAGGGCGAGGATGAGCATGTCGGCGAGGATGGAGAGGGAGTCATGGCGCCGGCGGGAGGGCTCAGCGGAGACTGCGAGGGTGTGGAGGATGGAGACGGCGGAGTGGGGGCCGGATCTGACGAGGTAGTGAAGCTCGGAGCGGAGATCGGAGTAGAGCTTGTCGgcggcgagggcgaggaggagaCGACAGTGAAGGGGGAGGTCGAAGGCGCGGGGGCAGCGGTAGTGGGACTGGGACCAGCGGGAGAAGCGGAGGGCGGCGACGGAGGAGGTGGACGCAGAATCGAGAAGGATGCGGAGGAAGGAAACGGCGGCATCGGCGGGTGTGGTGGCGGCGGCCGCGGCGGAGGCGGAGATGAGGGTTTTTAGTCGGGACCAGTGCTGTCGGGAGACGAGGTGGGACAGGGTGCTGGGATCGGGAGGGGTTGAGGAGGTGGTGCTGGTcgtggaggaggagaaagaagtgGCCCGGGTGGTTTTAGCGGGTCGGAGACGGTGATGGCGGTGGAACAGTCGCATCGAGAGGGCTCTGCAAATCCTCGAAGGTAATAACATTGTGGTGATCGGAGCGGAGAAAGTAGAACGGACTACTGATGGACCGGTTAAACTGGGCCGTCAAATAGGGCCCAAATAGACCCAAGAAGGCCTGTTCCAGTCGGAAGGGACTGCTGATGGACCGGTTCAACTGGGCCATCAAATAGGGCCCAAATAGACCCAATAAGGCCTGCTTCAGTCTTCGTATCTTAAGTCTCGATTTCCCACGTCCTCGTACGTAATGCTATCATACTAATCATAATAATCTGTATTATTATAGCACTCAAATCATTGATTCATAGTCCTATTCATGCTATCGTTGGACTTAAATAAATATGTACAGTCACTGATAATGGTTGAAAGTCACATTGAACCGCAATTGATTAGTTCGAAGCATTTAGTTGCAGTCCAACATGACACGTCGTTAGCATGCTAAGGACAGGTCTGAACATTAGATTGTACATCTGCCATTTAATGGTCAATGGTCAATGGTCAATGGTCTTActattttgtttttaatatctGCATAGTTAGTTTACTTCTCATCGGGGATAATTGATGATAGTTAAACATAATTTGTAGACTTATATTTTTATAACAGAGGAGATGTAGTGTTTGAACAATTCAATGATCAGCTTAGAATAATCATTTATCATCTGACAGAATTGTTTACTGTTGACTGTTGACTGCTGACTGCTGACTGCTTCCATCTCGAAAAGAACATGTGGCTTCTTTCCTCCCATGGGGGATGAGGACCACCGGAAAAGATGAAGATTATTACATGGATC comes from Musa acuminata AAA Group cultivar baxijiao chromosome BXJ3-3, Cavendish_Baxijiao_AAA, whole genome shotgun sequence and encodes:
- the LOC135633815 gene encoding zinc finger protein STAMENLESS 1-like; protein product: MTTAASADTTRFKKKKKKKKKNSAGKEEAGKVYECRFCSLKFCKSQALGGHMNRHRQERETETLTRARQLVFGNEGLAGAGVGAIGDLSLGGFRQRGGDIGAPCLRFQQVYPSIPTRPSNPPPWQQYLHRPTHPPVRNYYIGHVVSGSAQRLPSYICAHRYQDT
- the LOC103977212 gene encoding pentatricopeptide repeat-containing protein At1g09820 translates to MRLFHRHHRLRPAKTTRATSFSSSTTSTTSSTPPDPSTLSHLVSRQHWSRLKTLISASAAAAATTPADAAVSFLRILLDSASTSSVAALRFSRWSQSHYRCPRAFDLPLHCRLLLALAADKLYSDLRSELHYLVRSGPHSAVSILHTLAVSAEPSRRRHDSLSILADMLILALVKNSRTSAAIEVFYRSRDFGYRLSVLSCNPLLSSLIREEKFDAVEAVYKEMIRRRIPPNLITFNTVINGFCKEGKLRRAGDLTEDMKSWGFSPSVITYNTLIDGYCKKGGAGKMYRADVLLKQMVDANIHPNVVTFNTLIDGYCKDGNSSSAMRFFQEMKRQELSPGVVTYNTLINGLSCEGKLNEALELLKEMVELNLAPNVVTYNAIINGFCKKKMMAEAKGMFDVIMGKNLLPNVITYNTLIDGYCRAGMMEDAMGLKRLMLEKGISHNVSTFSCLINGFCKDGDTKSVVKLLDEMREKNVRPDIVIYNVLIRALCKEGELTKAVKLLDETLEVGLKPTHVTYNTIIDAFCVKGNLRAALNMRARMERGGKRANVVTYNVFIKYFCGRGKMEEANEFLNEMLEKGLVPNRVTYNMIKDEMIERGYVPSIDGHLCNNAS